From one Streptomyces sp. SCSIO 30461 genomic stretch:
- a CDS encoding TOMM precursor leader peptide-binding protein, with the protein MPVTDATRRLEQELHVALARYGVSVELDVAPLGVRDAFKADGDRRFAAVPVRHYGRQVIVGPFSGTARDVRRPCGLCLDRRWQAVRSVPLREALELGAGTRAAGETPYLTPFAAEALAGLIAARASGGTGPVTGAYPLVHVVDLETLRSRAYPLVPDPECPACAEPEPDTPEAAVLRLRSAPKHRPGSFRVRDAGAYDLPPEAYTNPVCGSLGSSVVQDVSSLSTSATIGCFSMRSGAYLRETFWGGHADTFAQSMRIGVLEGLERYAGMRARTRRAGVLDSLEGLRNQGKAALDPRRCGLYSDAFHRANPAVAPFRPDREIPWVWGYSLADRQPVLVPEVLTYYHAPGLENRFVQESSNGCASGGCLEEAVYCGLMEVVERDAFLLTWYGRAALPEIDPRTSARPATRAMVDRLEMYGYEARFFDTRITFPIPVVTGVAVRPDGGLGRMCFGGGAGLDPEAALAGALCEIATDAVNLQSRTERDWERLRAMADDFDKVEALHDHPLAYGVPEMGEHAHFLIGEPGAPRKPRRSFTELYGADARCPAPEVSDDLRDDLEWCVKAVTGAGFDVIVVDQTMPEQRDLGLTTVSVIVPGLLPIDFGRTRQRALGMPRLRTALREAGLRDHDLVPADFNPAPHPFP; encoded by the coding sequence ATGCCCGTGACTGACGCGACGCGCCGCCTGGAGCAGGAGCTGCACGTCGCACTCGCCCGGTACGGCGTCAGCGTGGAACTCGACGTCGCGCCCCTTGGTGTCCGAGACGCCTTCAAGGCGGACGGCGACCGCCGGTTCGCAGCCGTGCCCGTACGGCACTACGGCCGTCAGGTCATCGTCGGGCCGTTCAGCGGGACGGCTCGCGACGTGCGGCGCCCGTGCGGCCTGTGCCTGGACCGCCGCTGGCAGGCGGTCCGCTCCGTCCCCCTGCGTGAGGCGCTGGAACTGGGTGCCGGTACCCGGGCGGCGGGGGAGACCCCGTACCTGACCCCGTTCGCCGCCGAAGCTCTCGCGGGGCTGATCGCCGCCCGCGCCTCCGGTGGCACAGGGCCCGTCACCGGCGCCTACCCGCTCGTCCACGTCGTGGACCTGGAGACGCTCCGTTCCCGCGCCTACCCCTTGGTGCCGGACCCCGAGTGCCCCGCCTGCGCGGAGCCCGAACCCGACACTCCCGAGGCCGCCGTCCTGCGCCTGCGCTCCGCCCCCAAGCACCGTCCCGGCAGTTTCCGCGTCCGGGACGCCGGTGCCTACGACCTCCCCCCCGAGGCCTACACCAACCCCGTCTGCGGGTCCCTGGGGTCGTCCGTCGTCCAGGACGTGTCCTCCCTGTCCACCTCCGCCACCATCGGCTGCTTCTCCATGCGCTCGGGCGCCTACCTCCGGGAGACGTTCTGGGGCGGCCATGCCGACACATTCGCCCAGAGCATGCGCATCGGGGTCCTGGAAGGACTGGAGCGCTACGCCGGCATGCGCGCCCGCACCAGGCGGGCAGGGGTGCTGGACTCCCTGGAGGGCCTTCGCAATCAGGGCAAGGCGGCACTGGACCCCCGCCGTTGCGGCCTGTACTCCGACGCCTTCCACCGCGCCAACCCCGCCGTCGCACCGTTCCGTCCCGACCGCGAGATCCCCTGGGTCTGGGGCTATTCGCTCGCCGACCGGCAACCGGTCCTGGTCCCCGAGGTGCTGACGTACTACCACGCACCGGGGCTGGAGAACCGCTTCGTCCAGGAGTCATCCAACGGCTGCGCCTCCGGTGGCTGCCTCGAAGAGGCCGTGTACTGCGGCCTCATGGAGGTCGTGGAGCGCGACGCCTTCCTGCTCACCTGGTACGGCCGGGCCGCACTCCCCGAGATCGATCCCCGCACCAGCGCCCGCCCGGCCACCCGGGCCATGGTGGACCGGCTGGAGATGTACGGCTACGAGGCCCGCTTCTTCGATACCCGGATCACCTTCCCGATCCCGGTCGTGACCGGCGTCGCGGTACGCCCCGACGGCGGCCTCGGCCGCATGTGCTTCGGCGGCGGCGCCGGACTCGACCCGGAGGCCGCGCTTGCCGGTGCCCTGTGCGAGATCGCGACCGACGCGGTGAATCTCCAAAGCCGCACGGAGCGCGACTGGGAGCGACTGCGGGCCATGGCGGACGACTTCGACAAGGTCGAGGCCCTGCACGACCACCCGCTCGCGTACGGCGTCCCGGAGATGGGCGAACACGCGCACTTCCTGATCGGGGAGCCCGGCGCGCCCAGGAAGCCCCGGCGGTCCTTCACGGAGCTCTACGGCGCGGACGCGCGCTGTCCGGCGCCCGAGGTGTCGGACGATCTGCGGGACGACCTGGAGTGGTGCGTCAAGGCGGTCACCGGCGCCGGGTTCGACGTGATCGTGGTCGACCAGACCATGCCGGAACAGCGGGACCTGGGACTGACCACGGTCAGCGTGATCGTGCCCGGGCTCCTGCCGATCGACTTCGGCCGGACACGCCAGCGCGCGCTGGGCATGCCCCGCCTGCGCACCGCCCTGCGCGAGGCCGGGCTGCGTGATCACGACCTCGTACCCGCCGACTTCAACCCCGCGCCGCACCCTTTCCCGTGA
- a CDS encoding TOMM precursor leader peptide-binding protein produces the protein MVDTTFDALAATRPRIRRDVLFTETPGGVLFHNADGGFHLTGRTAYRFASLLVPHLAGQHTLGDICEGFGPPQRAMAAELVKTLYERDFARDVPEKDTAEPGATTGPARRFSAQIAYIDHYSDGAPARFARFRDTRVAVLGEDDVARWCALSLVRNGCAHIAVTTDFPDVAREAGELDADDSPVRIARLPAVSGWPELTGYEVVVVTGSEAAATTRRLLTEGVPDGHTLIPTWGFGGHTVTGPLATATSTGCWTCAALRLGGNTDEGAAADLWATVTGSVTPRASRVLPTGPVASMTGNLLGYEVFRLTTEALPPETRQQVLVQDLESLDVVAEPVLPHPRCRRCAALTTTGGSPLPDELALPATATVETARDAETLVEDLNRISGALVRPYTGVFRRYDDEQITQTPLKISRVEVALGAGVRRTIAAFDVHHLAGARMRALYAAAETYVEHVVPADAGASGRDVATALGPDRLTTGGGKGGTVTSWTIATSLLTKEPIRVPTAAVRPFGEHNRARSILATRAGAGAGPTPQTAAGRGLLSALSHDALLRAVRGATQVRLLAADEADDAPESVFLLKSARTLGVDVELLDLGEAARTSAHTVLARAADGRWAVGAGLSGRAAACSALRDLLGGVQLAAEDPGTAVDLGDPLLGDLAPETIAVTGRPMAVNAVTTDFPTILDRLRAAGRDALHVPTTPADLPSGGISAAYVLLTTDPEDAAHARD, from the coding sequence ATGGTCGACACCACGTTCGACGCACTCGCAGCGACCCGGCCCCGCATACGCAGGGACGTGCTGTTCACCGAGACCCCCGGCGGCGTGCTGTTCCACAACGCGGACGGCGGCTTCCACCTCACGGGCCGCACCGCCTACCGCTTCGCCTCCCTCCTCGTCCCGCACCTTGCCGGACAGCACACCCTGGGCGACATCTGCGAAGGCTTCGGACCGCCCCAGCGCGCCATGGCGGCGGAACTGGTGAAGACCCTCTACGAGCGCGACTTCGCCCGCGACGTCCCTGAGAAGGACACCGCCGAACCGGGCGCCACGACCGGCCCGGCCCGCCGGTTCTCCGCACAGATCGCGTACATCGACCACTACTCCGACGGAGCGCCCGCGCGTTTCGCCCGCTTCCGGGACACGCGTGTCGCGGTCCTCGGCGAAGACGACGTCGCCCGCTGGTGCGCGCTCAGCCTGGTCCGCAACGGCTGTGCCCACATCGCCGTCACCACCGATTTCCCCGACGTGGCTCGCGAGGCCGGCGAACTCGACGCGGACGACAGCCCGGTGCGCATAGCCCGACTGCCCGCGGTGTCCGGGTGGCCGGAGCTCACCGGCTACGAAGTCGTCGTCGTCACCGGCTCCGAAGCGGCGGCCACCACCCGGCGGCTGCTCACCGAGGGCGTGCCCGACGGGCACACCCTCATCCCCACCTGGGGCTTCGGCGGACACACCGTCACCGGCCCGCTCGCCACCGCCACCTCCACCGGCTGTTGGACCTGCGCGGCCCTGCGGCTCGGCGGCAACACCGACGAGGGAGCCGCCGCCGATCTCTGGGCCACCGTCACCGGCAGCGTCACGCCCCGGGCAAGCCGGGTACTGCCGACCGGGCCCGTCGCCTCGATGACCGGCAACCTCCTCGGCTACGAGGTCTTCCGGCTCACCACCGAAGCCCTGCCGCCCGAAACCAGGCAGCAGGTCCTCGTGCAGGACCTGGAGTCGCTGGACGTCGTCGCCGAGCCTGTGCTGCCCCATCCCCGTTGCCGCCGCTGCGCCGCGCTCACCACCACCGGGGGCTCCCCGCTCCCCGACGAACTCGCTCTCCCCGCCACCGCGACCGTGGAGACCGCACGCGACGCCGAGACCCTTGTCGAGGACCTCAACCGGATCAGCGGCGCGCTGGTCCGTCCGTACACGGGAGTCTTCCGCCGCTACGACGACGAGCAGATCACCCAGACCCCCCTCAAGATCAGCCGGGTCGAGGTCGCCCTCGGAGCCGGCGTACGGCGCACGATCGCCGCCTTCGACGTGCACCATCTGGCGGGTGCGCGGATGAGGGCGCTGTACGCGGCTGCCGAGACGTACGTCGAGCATGTGGTGCCGGCCGACGCCGGGGCGTCGGGCAGGGACGTCGCCACCGCGCTCGGCCCCGATCGGCTGACGACCGGCGGCGGCAAGGGCGGGACGGTCACGTCGTGGACCATCGCGACCTCCCTCCTCACCAAGGAGCCGATCCGGGTCCCCACGGCCGCGGTACGTCCCTTCGGGGAGCACAACCGGGCCCGGTCGATCCTCGCCACCCGCGCGGGGGCCGGGGCCGGCCCCACCCCTCAGACGGCGGCGGGCCGGGGCCTGCTGTCGGCGCTGAGCCACGACGCCCTGCTGCGCGCGGTCCGCGGAGCGACACAGGTGCGGCTGCTGGCCGCCGACGAGGCGGACGACGCCCCGGAGTCGGTCTTCCTGCTCAAGTCGGCCCGCACCCTGGGCGTCGACGTCGAACTGCTCGACCTGGGCGAGGCCGCACGTACTTCGGCGCACACCGTCCTGGCCAGGGCCGCCGACGGCCGCTGGGCGGTCGGCGCCGGACTGTCCGGCCGGGCAGCGGCCTGCTCGGCTCTCCGCGATCTCCTGGGCGGGGTCCAACTGGCGGCGGAGGACCCCGGTACCGCGGTGGACCTCGGTGACCCGCTGCTGGGCGACCTGGCGCCGGAGACGATCGCGGTCACCGGCCGGCCGATGGCCGTGAACGCGGTCACGACGGACTTCCCGACGATCCTGGACCGCCTCCGGGCCGCCGGCCGGGACGCCCTCCATGTCCCGACGACCCCCGCCGACCTGCCGTCGGGTGGCATCAGCGCGGCCTACGTCCTCCTCACGACCGACCCCGAGGACGCTGCCCATGCCCGTGACTGA
- a CDS encoding AfsR/SARP family transcriptional regulator has translation MRFEVLGPLSITDGMESVVLPPSKPTNLLAALLLNANGVVSAEYLQRAIWGEEQPAAAKAALQTCVLRLRRLFVKHGVVDTPIEAVPGGYRISAGPRSLDVIGFRDGVRHAARLAHTPELELRALKDALALWHGSLLANVRSEVLHRDEAPRLVEERLRTVQRVCDLELSLGRCGEALVALWSETRAHPGNERFHEQLIEALYRSGRQSEALTEYRRVKGYLLAELGVDPSPGLRRLELAILRGDDLGPSADGVRAVAAIGTADVRRSPAEDRGDPPLPVVPVPPVPSFTGRAAETAAMEAELTEARDEAVTILLSGAPGIGKSALAHHVAHRVRDRFPGGRLHVPMVHPDGRPRDATEAAAAVETALRVREPGAPVLLVLDDVVDAGQVRPLLPAVSGGAVIITSRRGLAGLVATHGGRVHRLSTLEEEDAHRLLVATIGAERVKPEEAAARRLAALCGYFPLALRIIAARLLTRPALGLADAAGWLADDPLARLSLADDPGLSVIRVLDAALDRLAPRLADAFVGVGSLPAAAFPAQDGVSALGTGAAEAEELLERLVDAGFLEEGPPGPYRVHELLRAYARRAAAAGGPRPETTERA, from the coding sequence ATGCGATTCGAGGTACTGGGGCCGTTGAGCATCACGGACGGCATGGAAAGCGTCGTGCTCCCACCTTCCAAACCGACCAACCTGCTGGCCGCTCTGCTGTTGAATGCGAACGGCGTGGTGTCCGCCGAGTATCTGCAGCGAGCCATCTGGGGTGAGGAACAACCGGCCGCGGCGAAGGCGGCGCTGCAGACCTGCGTCCTGCGCCTGCGGCGGCTCTTCGTCAAGCACGGAGTGGTGGACACCCCGATCGAAGCGGTCCCCGGCGGCTACCGGATCAGCGCGGGACCGCGGAGCCTCGACGTGATCGGGTTCCGGGACGGGGTACGCCACGCAGCCCGTCTCGCCCACACCCCGGAGTTGGAGCTACGCGCGCTCAAGGATGCGCTGGCGTTGTGGCACGGCTCGCTGCTGGCCAACGTCCGCTCTGAGGTGCTGCACCGGGACGAGGCTCCGCGGCTGGTCGAGGAGCGGCTGCGCACCGTGCAGCGCGTCTGCGATCTCGAACTGTCACTCGGCCGCTGCGGGGAGGCACTGGTGGCGTTGTGGAGCGAGACACGTGCCCACCCCGGCAACGAGCGGTTCCACGAGCAGTTGATAGAGGCGCTGTACCGCAGCGGGCGGCAGAGCGAGGCGCTGACCGAATACCGGCGGGTCAAGGGGTACCTGCTCGCGGAACTGGGTGTCGACCCTTCCCCGGGGTTGCGCCGGCTCGAGTTGGCCATCCTCCGAGGCGACGACCTGGGGCCGTCGGCCGACGGCGTGCGGGCAGTTGCCGCGATCGGCACGGCGGATGTCCGCCGATCCCCGGCCGAGGACCGCGGCGACCCGCCGCTTCCGGTGGTTCCGGTGCCCCCCGTGCCCTCCTTCACCGGCAGAGCGGCCGAGACCGCCGCAATGGAGGCCGAGCTGACCGAGGCCCGCGACGAGGCCGTGACGATCCTGCTCTCGGGCGCCCCGGGTATAGGCAAGTCCGCACTCGCCCACCACGTCGCCCACCGGGTACGGGACAGGTTCCCCGGCGGGCGGTTGCACGTGCCGATGGTGCACCCCGACGGCCGGCCGCGCGACGCCACCGAGGCCGCCGCCGCGGTGGAGACGGCCTTGCGGGTCCGCGAACCCGGCGCTCCGGTGCTTCTCGTCCTGGACGACGTCGTCGACGCCGGCCAGGTCAGGCCGCTGCTCCCGGCAGTGTCCGGCGGGGCCGTGATCATCACCAGCCGCAGGGGACTCGCCGGCCTGGTGGCCACCCACGGCGGTCGCGTCCACCGACTGTCCACCCTCGAAGAGGAGGACGCGCACCGACTGCTCGTCGCCACCATCGGTGCCGAACGGGTCAAGCCGGAAGAGGCCGCGGCACGCCGACTCGCCGCGCTGTGCGGGTATTTCCCGCTCGCTCTGCGCATCATCGCGGCCAGGCTGCTGACCCGTCCCGCGCTCGGTCTCGCGGACGCCGCGGGCTGGCTGGCCGACGACCCGCTGGCCCGGCTCTCCCTGGCGGACGACCCGGGGCTGTCCGTCATCCGGGTGCTCGACGCCGCCCTCGACCGGCTCGCCCCCCGACTGGCCGACGCCTTCGTGGGGGTCGGCTCCCTGCCGGCGGCCGCCTTCCCGGCCCAGGACGGCGTCTCCGCCCTCGGTACCGGCGCCGCCGAGGCCGAGGAACTCCTGGAACGGCTGGTCGACGCCGGGTTCCTGGAAGAGGGGCCCCCCGGCCCCTACCGAGTGCACGAACTGCTTCGCGCGTACGCCCGCAGAGCCGCCGCAGCAGGCGGCCCACGCCCCGAGACCACAGAGAGAGCGTGA
- a CDS encoding VanZ family protein, translating to MTQAASDDTSVTEADESAVHGGRPTRPLVRGLAVLLAFAGTVAFSVVLARLTLEPSAASEALTHSNLRPGDSIREYIGQPAFLDTVGQLGGNVLLGVPFGVLLPVLLPKARGLLRVAAVTALVMILVEVAQGTLITGRAFDIDDVILNTTGALLGCLLLGRRPVRAGVSCGSP from the coding sequence ATGACGCAGGCCGCATCGGACGACACCTCGGTTACGGAAGCCGACGAGAGCGCGGTGCATGGCGGCCGGCCGACCAGACCGCTCGTGCGCGGACTGGCCGTGCTGCTGGCCTTCGCCGGGACCGTGGCGTTCAGCGTGGTCCTTGCCCGGCTCACGCTCGAGCCTTCGGCGGCCTCGGAGGCACTGACCCACAGCAACCTCCGTCCCGGGGACTCCATACGTGAGTACATCGGCCAGCCCGCGTTCCTCGACACGGTCGGACAGCTCGGTGGCAACGTGCTGCTGGGTGTTCCCTTCGGCGTACTTCTGCCGGTGCTCCTGCCGAAGGCGCGGGGTCTGCTGCGGGTGGCGGCGGTGACTGCCCTCGTCATGATCCTGGTCGAGGTGGCCCAGGGTACGCTGATCACCGGCCGAGCCTTTGACATCGACGACGTCATCCTCAACACCACGGGTGCGCTGCTGGGCTGCCTGTTGCTCGGGCGGCGCCCCGTCCGCGCAGGCGTGTCCTGTGGCAGCCCGTAG
- a CDS encoding DUF6192 family protein has protein sequence MPEEIDKIGSVSQRRYEQIVSELRDVVEQQTRGQFTIGDRALEIEPMREPGGHQAVDPEWSVTTTLTRLAEDIGLKFSTVKSARWTSSRWPAGRRQKGVSYTVHRILAYIENDQERFAAILTPPGGKARWTPDDASRRVGNRVETPVTPKEKITAIHTLAQDDQVAAAVTSDFLKRPEVTAKVTTVDKARVVEEFTRDEQVATTAATNLLRRPDVAFKAMSDDTARFQVNHAQVERSRQARERFEDTSPVAPAVRHIDRTVEFLDLVTACHSFVAAAGRAVPGLRDRTLDEDERTIVHGNVAKVRATLDWIETAVDTGKVDMDDELARLLQGQ, from the coding sequence ATGCCGGAGGAGATCGACAAGATCGGAAGTGTTTCCCAGCGGCGGTACGAGCAGATCGTGTCCGAGCTGCGGGACGTGGTGGAACAGCAGACGCGCGGGCAGTTCACGATCGGGGACCGCGCCCTGGAGATTGAGCCGATGAGGGAGCCGGGCGGCCACCAAGCGGTGGACCCGGAGTGGTCGGTGACCACGACGCTCACGCGGCTGGCCGAGGACATCGGCCTGAAGTTCAGCACAGTGAAGTCGGCGAGGTGGACGTCCTCGCGCTGGCCGGCTGGCCGTCGGCAGAAGGGCGTCTCCTACACCGTTCACCGGATCCTGGCCTACATCGAGAACGATCAGGAACGGTTCGCCGCGATCCTCACACCGCCTGGGGGCAAGGCCCGGTGGACGCCGGACGACGCCAGCCGACGGGTCGGGAACCGGGTCGAGACACCGGTGACGCCGAAGGAGAAGATCACCGCGATCCACACGCTCGCTCAGGACGACCAGGTCGCCGCGGCGGTGACCAGCGACTTCCTGAAGCGACCCGAGGTGACAGCCAAGGTGACCACGGTGGATAAGGCCCGGGTGGTGGAGGAGTTCACCCGCGACGAGCAAGTGGCCACCACTGCGGCCACGAACCTGCTGCGCAGGCCGGACGTCGCGTTCAAGGCGATGAGCGACGACACCGCCCGCTTCCAGGTCAACCATGCCCAGGTCGAGCGGTCCCGGCAAGCCCGCGAGCGCTTCGAGGACACCAGCCCGGTGGCCCCGGCGGTCCGTCACATCGACCGGACCGTGGAGTTCCTGGACCTGGTCACCGCCTGCCACTCGTTCGTCGCCGCGGCCGGTCGGGCCGTTCCTGGCCTGCGGGACCGCACGCTCGACGAGGACGAGCGCACGATCGTGCACGGGAACGTCGCGAAAGTACGGGCGACGCTCGACTGGATCGAGACCGCCGTCGACACCGGCAAGGTCGACATGGACGACGAGCTCGCCCGTCTGCTGCAGGGCCAGTAG
- a CDS encoding RacP protein produces the protein MPRASRRRGEAAQRHADTLRFVLFEARPAGLVFPQLVRASELSPSQVRAGLACLRDVIASNGWPPLIWTRENGYQLGAERAALEAYERAVVNEKLTEFRRFITGTVAPHAAAHPNDKWVRHIVAQLNSIESTLDLIATA, from the coding sequence ATGCCCCGCGCCTCACGGCGCCGGGGCGAAGCCGCGCAGCGGCATGCTGACACCCTCCGGTTCGTCCTGTTCGAGGCCCGGCCCGCGGGGCTGGTGTTTCCTCAGTTGGTCCGCGCCAGCGAACTGTCCCCGAGTCAGGTCCGCGCCGGGCTGGCCTGTCTACGCGACGTCATCGCCTCCAACGGCTGGCCGCCGCTGATCTGGACCAGGGAGAACGGCTATCAGCTCGGCGCCGAGCGGGCCGCCCTGGAGGCATACGAGCGGGCGGTGGTCAACGAGAAGCTGACCGAGTTCCGCCGGTTCATCACCGGCACGGTCGCCCCACACGCCGCCGCCCATCCGAACGACAAATGGGTACGTCACATCGTCGCCCAGCTCAACTCCATCGAATCCACCCTCGACCTCATCGCCACCGCCTGA
- a CDS encoding IS5 family transposase, with the protein MRRRRYPSDMSNAEWALIEPLLPTPACDTPTGGRPEKHPRREIVDAIRYVVDTGCKWRALPADFPPWRTVWGFMARWAACGVIGQIRDHLAGRIRRDMGKGPRAVATVIDSQSVKTAETVGKDSRGYDAGKKINGRKRHLIVDTRGLPLFVMVTPADLHDSHAAKEVLFRLRLMHPEITIVWADSAYAGKLVTWAKKHLGLTIKTVSRPKDSSGFIVLPRRWVVERTWAWMMHARRHARDYERLVQHSETLITWAAITLMTRRLTRGTRA; encoded by the coding sequence ATGCGTCGCCGCCGCTATCCCTCGGACATGTCGAACGCCGAGTGGGCCCTGATCGAACCGCTGCTGCCGACCCCGGCTTGCGACACTCCGACCGGCGGCCGGCCGGAGAAGCATCCCCGTCGCGAGATCGTCGACGCGATCCGCTATGTCGTCGACACCGGCTGCAAATGGCGGGCCCTGCCCGCCGACTTCCCGCCCTGGCGGACCGTCTGGGGCTTCATGGCCCGCTGGGCCGCCTGCGGCGTGATCGGCCAGATCCGTGACCACCTCGCCGGGCGGATCCGCCGCGACATGGGCAAAGGCCCAAGGGCGGTCGCTACCGTGATCGACTCCCAGTCCGTCAAGACCGCCGAGACCGTCGGCAAGGACTCCCGCGGCTACGACGCGGGCAAGAAGATCAACGGTCGCAAGCGGCACCTCATCGTCGACACTCGCGGCCTTCCCCTGTTCGTGATGGTCACTCCCGCCGACCTTCACGACAGCCACGCGGCCAAGGAAGTCCTCTTCCGCCTCCGCCTCATGCACCCGGAGATCACCATCGTCTGGGCAGACTCTGCCTACGCGGGCAAGCTCGTGACCTGGGCGAAGAAGCACCTCGGGCTCACGATCAAGACCGTCAGCCGCCCGAAGGACTCCTCAGGCTTCATCGTGCTGCCGCGTCGCTGGGTCGTCGAACGGACCTGGGCCTGGATGATGCACGCCCGCCGGCACGCACGCGACTACGAACGACTCGTCCAACACTCCGAAACCCTGATCACCTGGGCCGCGATCACCCTCATGACCAGACGTCTCACTCGGGGAACAAGAGCCTGA
- a CDS encoding S41 family peptidase, which translates to MAKVAFICAALTVAGCTAEGDVETVSGMTPEASAYLTSALDVMEKHSLVTADVDWPKVRRNAVARAQKAQTPAETYGAIRQALRDLDDRHSTFFDPQEASQALNAPADDLMLPEGRHLAGAIGYLTLPPVPSDRVAAPYVRAARSTVSALDEQGTCGWVIDMRSNSGGDMWGPLAAVGPILGDGTVGEAVYADGEKAPWTIENGTPRQYIDEWGSPPSLARPMPPVAVLTSGRTASAAEAVTIAFRGRPNTRTFGQPTAGVPTANAPYELSDGALVILTVAREADRNGNLYSGPIAPDVNVPVTGGHDQVLTTATDWLRTQDGCRKAP; encoded by the coding sequence TTGGCCAAGGTCGCATTCATTTGCGCCGCACTGACGGTGGCGGGGTGCACCGCCGAAGGTGATGTCGAGACGGTAAGCGGGATGACCCCGGAGGCAAGCGCCTACCTGACTTCCGCGCTGGATGTGATGGAGAAGCACTCCCTCGTCACAGCAGACGTGGACTGGCCAAAGGTCCGTCGGAACGCCGTTGCTCGTGCCCAGAAGGCACAGACACCTGCCGAGACCTATGGGGCGATCCGGCAAGCGTTGAGAGACCTAGACGACCGGCACAGCACCTTTTTCGACCCCCAGGAAGCGTCCCAAGCCCTGAATGCGCCGGCTGACGACCTGATGCTCCCCGAAGGCCGCCACCTCGCGGGCGCCATCGGCTATCTGACGCTCCCGCCAGTGCCGTCCGACCGTGTTGCAGCCCCGTACGTCCGCGCGGCGCGTTCGACCGTCAGCGCGCTCGACGAACAGGGCACCTGCGGCTGGGTCATCGACATGCGGAGCAACAGCGGCGGAGACATGTGGGGGCCGCTTGCCGCCGTGGGGCCTATTCTCGGCGACGGGACGGTCGGCGAAGCTGTCTACGCAGACGGCGAGAAGGCTCCATGGACGATCGAGAACGGCACACCCCGCCAGTACATTGACGAATGGGGCTCCCCTCCGTCTCTCGCACGGCCAATGCCGCCGGTGGCCGTGCTGACCAGCGGGAGGACCGCGAGTGCCGCGGAGGCAGTCACCATCGCGTTCCGAGGCCGGCCCAACACCCGCACGTTCGGGCAGCCGACCGCCGGTGTCCCGACCGCGAACGCCCCGTACGAGCTCTCCGACGGCGCGCTGGTCATCTTGACCGTGGCCCGCGAAGCTGACCGGAACGGGAACCTTTACAGCGGGCCCATCGCCCCCGACGTAAATGTCCCGGTTACGGGCGGACACGACCAAGTGTTGACGACGGCTACGGACTGGCTCAGAACTCAAGACGGCTGCCGCAAGGCTCCGTGA